The following coding sequences are from one Streptomyces sp. NBC_01485 window:
- a CDS encoding 2'-5' RNA ligase family protein produces the protein MGTVTIGVSIAVPEPHGSLLQERRTGFGDAAAHGIPSHVTLLPPTEVEAGALPAVEAHLVEVAAAGRPFPMRLSGTGTFRPLSPVVFVKVVEGAEVCAWLQHRVRDTSGPLMRELQFPYHPHVTVAHGIDEAALDRAFEELALYEAEWSCAGFSLHEQGPDGVWRKLREYPFGSAIVPPQAAHADRGTLPAR, from the coding sequence GTGGGGACCGTAACGATCGGTGTGTCGATCGCGGTCCCGGAGCCCCACGGCAGCCTGCTCCAGGAGCGGCGCACGGGCTTCGGCGACGCCGCTGCTCACGGCATCCCCAGCCACGTCACGCTGCTGCCGCCGACCGAGGTCGAGGCGGGAGCGCTCCCGGCCGTCGAGGCGCACCTCGTCGAGGTCGCCGCGGCCGGCCGGCCCTTCCCGATGCGGCTGTCCGGCACGGGCACCTTCCGGCCCCTGTCGCCGGTGGTCTTCGTGAAGGTCGTCGAGGGCGCCGAGGTCTGCGCCTGGCTCCAGCACCGGGTCCGGGACACCTCCGGGCCGCTGATGCGCGAGCTCCAGTTCCCCTACCACCCGCACGTCACCGTCGCGCACGGCATCGACGAAGCGGCGCTGGACCGGGCCTTCGAGGAACTCGCGCTCTACGAGGCCGAGTGGTCCTGCGCCGGCTTCTCCCTCCACGAGCAGGGCCCCGACGGCGTCTGGCGCAAGCTGCGCGAGTACCCCTTCGGCAGCGCGATCGTCCCCCCGCAGGCCGCCCACGCCGACCGCGGCACCCTCCCGGCCCGCTGA
- a CDS encoding YihY/virulence factor BrkB family protein, giving the protein MDWLSKLPVVGPLVARLMATHAWRSYERLDRVKWTRLAAAMTFVSFVALFPLLTVAAAIAAATLSTSRQQELQDKIADQVPGISDQLDIHNLVQNAGTIGLIAGAVLLLTGISWVGQMRDCLRAVWELPDPDENPVLRKAKDTGVLVGFGGAVLLTIAISTVASALVGWITDELGVDKGGWGGILLRVAAFTIAVLADFLLLLYVLTLLPGVESPRRLVVAALIGAVGFELLKLLLSGYMQGVAANSMYGAFGVPIALLLWINFTAKLVLYCASWTATGTAPDHPRDIDVRDDGDISDGGVPGPAAASGG; this is encoded by the coding sequence ATGGACTGGCTGAGCAAGCTTCCCGTCGTCGGGCCGTTGGTCGCGCGCCTCATGGCCACGCACGCGTGGCGGTCGTACGAGCGCCTGGACCGGGTCAAGTGGACGCGGCTGGCCGCCGCCATGACGTTCGTCAGCTTCGTCGCGCTCTTCCCGCTGCTGACCGTGGCCGCCGCCATCGCCGCCGCCACCCTGAGCACGTCCCGGCAGCAGGAACTCCAGGACAAGATCGCCGACCAGGTCCCGGGCATCTCCGACCAGCTCGACATTCACAACCTGGTCCAGAACGCGGGCACCATCGGCCTCATCGCCGGCGCGGTGCTGCTGCTGACCGGCATCAGCTGGGTCGGTCAGATGCGGGACTGTCTGCGCGCGGTGTGGGAGCTGCCCGACCCGGACGAGAACCCCGTCCTGCGCAAGGCCAAGGACACGGGCGTCCTCGTCGGCTTCGGCGGCGCCGTGCTGCTCACCATCGCCATCTCCACCGTCGCCTCGGCGCTGGTCGGCTGGATCACCGACGAGCTCGGCGTCGACAAGGGCGGCTGGGGCGGCATCCTGCTGCGCGTCGCCGCCTTCACCATCGCCGTCCTCGCCGACTTCCTGCTCCTGCTGTACGTCCTCACCCTGCTGCCCGGCGTCGAATCGCCCCGCCGCCTCGTGGTCGCCGCGCTCATCGGCGCCGTCGGCTTCGAACTGCTGAAACTGCTGCTCAGCGGCTATATGCAGGGCGTGGCCGCGAACAGCATGTACGGCGCGTTCGGCGTGCCCATCGCCCTGCTGCTCTGGATCAACTTCACCGCGAAACTCGTCCTGTACTGCGCGTCCTGGACGGCGACCGGCACCGCTCCCGACCACCCGCGCGACATCGACGTCAGAGACGACGGCGACATCAGCGACGGCGGCGTACCAGGTCCGGCAGCGGCCAGCGGCGGTTGA
- a CDS encoding glycine hydroxymethyltransferase, with product MSEQQPLSTESTAFRAALDVIRAVEPRVADAIGQEVHDQREMLKLIASENYASPATLLAMGNWFSDKYAEGTVGRRFYAGCRNVDTVEALAAEHARELFGARHAYVQPHSGIDANLVAFWSVLADRVEVPFLAKAGARQVNDLSEADWAELRQAFGNQRMLGMSLDAGGHLTHGFRPNISGKMFDQRSYGTDPATGLIDYDALRASARDFKPLILVAGYSAYPRLVNFRIMREIADEVGATLMVDMAHFAGLVAGKVLTGDFDPVPHAQIVTTTTHKSLRGPRGGMVLCDDSLKDQVDRGCPMVLGGPLPHVMAAKAVALAEARQPSFQDYAQRIVDNSRALADGLMRRGATLVTGGTDNHLNLIDVASSYGLTGRQAEAALLDSGIVTNRNAIPADPNGAWYTSGIRIGTPALTTRGLGTAEMDEVAALIDRVLTTTEPGTTKSGATSKASHVLDEKIADEIATRATDLVAGFPLYPEIDLG from the coding sequence ATGTCCGAGCAGCAGCCCCTCTCCACCGAGTCCACGGCCTTCCGCGCCGCCCTCGACGTGATCCGCGCCGTCGAGCCGCGCGTCGCCGACGCCATCGGCCAGGAGGTCCACGACCAGCGCGAGATGCTCAAGCTGATCGCCTCCGAGAACTACGCCTCCCCGGCCACCCTCCTCGCGATGGGCAACTGGTTCAGCGACAAGTACGCCGAGGGCACCGTCGGCCGCCGCTTCTACGCCGGCTGCCGCAACGTCGACACGGTGGAGGCGCTGGCCGCCGAGCACGCCCGCGAACTGTTCGGCGCCCGGCACGCCTACGTCCAGCCGCACTCCGGCATCGACGCCAACCTCGTCGCGTTCTGGTCCGTCCTCGCCGACCGCGTGGAGGTGCCCTTCCTGGCGAAGGCCGGCGCCCGCCAGGTCAACGACCTCTCCGAGGCCGACTGGGCCGAGCTGCGCCAGGCCTTCGGCAACCAGCGCATGCTGGGCATGTCCCTGGACGCGGGCGGCCACCTCACCCACGGCTTCCGCCCCAACATCTCCGGCAAGATGTTCGACCAGCGGTCCTACGGCACCGACCCGGCGACCGGCCTCATCGACTACGACGCCCTGCGCGCCTCCGCCCGCGACTTCAAGCCGCTGATCCTCGTCGCCGGGTACTCCGCGTACCCCCGTCTGGTGAACTTCCGGATCATGCGGGAGATCGCCGACGAGGTCGGCGCGACCCTCATGGTCGACATGGCGCACTTCGCCGGCCTCGTCGCCGGCAAGGTCCTGACCGGCGACTTCGACCCGGTCCCGCACGCCCAGATCGTGACGACCACCACGCACAAGTCGCTGCGCGGCCCGCGCGGCGGCATGGTCCTGTGCGACGACTCCCTCAAGGACCAGGTCGACCGGGGCTGCCCGATGGTCCTCGGCGGCCCGCTCCCGCACGTGATGGCCGCCAAGGCGGTCGCCCTCGCGGAGGCCCGTCAGCCGTCCTTCCAGGACTACGCCCAGCGCATCGTCGACAACTCCCGCGCCCTGGCCGACGGCCTGATGCGGCGCGGCGCGACCCTCGTCACCGGCGGCACGGACAACCACCTCAACCTGATCGACGTCGCCTCCTCCTACGGCCTCACCGGCCGCCAGGCCGAGGCCGCGCTCCTCGACTCCGGCATCGTCACCAACCGCAACGCCATCCCCGCCGACCCGAACGGCGCCTGGTACACGTCCGGCATCCGCATCGGCACCCCGGCGCTGACGACGCGGGGCCTCGGTACGGCGGAGATGGACGAGGTCGCGGCCCTGATCGACCGGGTGCTGACGACCACCGAGCCGGGTACGACGAAGTCCGGCGCCACGTCGAAGGCCTCCCACGTCCTGGACGAGAAGATCGCCGACGAGATCGCCACCAGGGCGACGGACCTGGTAGCGGGTTTCCCCCTGTACCCGGAGATCGACCTCGGCTGA
- a CDS encoding SCO4848 family membrane protein, giving the protein MKLSRPVSWFLLAFGVWSWVIWVTFVKNLVKDGSGLAFDNGDPTAYFWVHLTLAIVSFVWGTVVGAIGLRGLRALRRTS; this is encoded by the coding sequence GTGAAGCTCAGCCGCCCCGTCTCCTGGTTCCTGCTCGCCTTCGGGGTGTGGAGCTGGGTCATCTGGGTCACTTTCGTCAAGAACCTGGTCAAGGACGGCAGCGGGCTCGCCTTCGACAACGGCGACCCCACGGCGTACTTCTGGGTGCACCTGACGCTGGCGATCGTCTCCTTCGTATGGGGGACGGTCGTCGGGGCCATCGGGTTGCGTGGTCTGCGCGCACTGCGTCGGACGTCATGA
- a CDS encoding D-alanyl-D-alanine carboxypeptidase family protein, with amino-acid sequence MPAPMKQTVRRSLLVTSATLASLALAAPVSLAAPSPSPSASPSPSTGTSASPSPSTGKSPSPSTGKSPSPSASTSPSVTPPANMSSVGGTRLGQAGTQVAIAGGAPVLPKDLTARSWIVADAESGDVLASNNAHWRLPPASTMKMLFADTVLPRFPKNTVHKVDPKDLAGMGSGSSLVGIKEGETYTVHDLWLGVFLRSGNDAVHVLSAMNGGVAGTVTEMNEHAEELQALDTHVVSPDGYDAPGQVSSAYDLTLFARSGLQKKDFREYCSTVSAKFPGETTKNKKGKTSRGTFEIQNTNRLLSGDYDISQYPGIAGVKNGNTTNAGATFTGVAERAGKVLLVTVMNPAKTDHNEVYKETAELFDWGFQAAGKVTPVGELVAPKGAAQASAQPAAHPSSGAGSGQAGGAGAGNASGKPVASAVTDSGSRGVWIALAITGGLLVLLAGGAFLVNRRWPLPDLVRRRR; translated from the coding sequence GTGCCCGCACCCATGAAGCAGACCGTCAGGCGATCCCTGCTGGTCACCTCCGCGACCCTTGCGTCCCTCGCGCTCGCCGCGCCCGTCTCGCTCGCGGCGCCGAGCCCGTCGCCGTCGGCCTCACCGTCGCCCTCGACCGGCACATCGGCGTCCCCGTCCCCGTCGACCGGCAAGTCCCCGTCCCCGTCGACCGGCAAGTCGCCGTCCCCGTCGGCCAGTACGTCGCCGTCGGTCACTCCCCCGGCGAACATGTCGAGCGTGGGCGGTACGCGGCTCGGGCAGGCCGGGACGCAGGTGGCGATCGCGGGCGGCGCGCCGGTGCTGCCGAAGGATCTCACCGCGCGGTCGTGGATCGTCGCGGACGCCGAGTCGGGGGACGTGCTGGCCTCGAACAACGCGCACTGGCGGCTGCCCCCGGCGAGCACGATGAAGATGCTGTTCGCCGACACCGTGCTCCCGAGGTTCCCGAAGAACACCGTGCACAAGGTCGACCCGAAGGACCTGGCGGGCATGGGGTCGGGTTCCAGCCTCGTCGGCATAAAGGAGGGCGAGACGTATACGGTCCACGATCTGTGGCTCGGCGTCTTCCTGCGCTCCGGAAACGACGCCGTGCACGTGCTGTCGGCGATGAACGGCGGCGTCGCGGGCACGGTGACGGAGATGAACGAGCACGCCGAGGAGCTCCAGGCCCTCGACACGCACGTCGTCTCCCCGGACGGCTACGACGCCCCCGGCCAGGTCTCCTCCGCCTACGACCTGACCCTGTTCGCCCGCTCGGGCCTGCAGAAGAAGGACTTCCGGGAGTACTGCTCGACCGTCTCGGCCAAGTTCCCGGGCGAGACGACGAAGAACAAGAAGGGCAAGACGAGCCGGGGGACCTTCGAGATCCAGAACACCAACCGGCTGCTCAGCGGCGACTACGACATCTCGCAGTACCCGGGCATCGCGGGCGTCAAGAACGGCAACACGACCAACGCGGGCGCCACCTTCACCGGCGTCGCCGAGCGGGCCGGCAAGGTGCTGCTGGTGACGGTCATGAACCCGGCGAAGACCGACCACAACGAGGTCTACAAGGAGACCGCCGAGCTCTTCGACTGGGGCTTCCAGGCGGCCGGCAAGGTGACGCCGGTGGGTGAGCTGGTCGCGCCGAAGGGCGCCGCGCAGGCCAGCGCGCAGCCCGCCGCGCACCCGTCCTCCGGCGCCGGGTCCGGGCAGGCCGGCGGAGCCGGGGCCGGGAACGCGTCGGGGAAGCCGGTGGCGAGCGCGGTGACCGACAGCGGCTCGCGCGGGGTGTGGATCGCGCTGGCGATCACCGGCGGGCTGCTGGTGCTGCTCGCGGGCGGCGCGTTCCTCGTCAACCGCCGCTGGCCGCTGCCGGACCTGGTACGCCGCCGTCGCTGA
- the trpS gene encoding tryptophan--tRNA ligase gives MASDRPRVLSGIQPTAGSFHLGNYLGAVRQWVALQESHDAFYMVVDLHAITVPQDPKELTANTRLAAAQLLAAGLDPERCTLFVQSHVPEHAQLAWVMNCLTGFGEASRMTQFKDKSARQGADRASVGLFTYPILQVADILLYQANEVPVGEDQRQHIELTRDLAERFNGRFGQTFEIPKPYILKETAKIYDLQDPSIKMSKSASTPKGLVNLLDEPKTTAKKVKSAVTDTDTVVRYDAVEKPGVSNLLTIYSTLTGTSIPELEQRYEGKLYGALKTDLADVVVDFVTPFRDRTQQYLDDPETLDSVLAKGAEKARAVAAETLAQTYERVGFLPAKH, from the coding sequence ATGGCCTCAGATCGTCCCCGCGTGCTCTCCGGAATCCAGCCCACCGCAGGCTCGTTCCACCTCGGCAACTACCTCGGCGCCGTCCGCCAGTGGGTAGCCCTCCAGGAGTCGCACGACGCGTTCTACATGGTCGTGGACCTGCACGCGATCACGGTCCCGCAGGACCCGAAGGAGCTCACGGCCAACACCCGCCTGGCCGCGGCCCAGCTCCTCGCGGCCGGTCTCGACCCCGAGCGCTGCACGCTCTTCGTCCAGAGCCACGTCCCGGAGCACGCGCAGCTCGCCTGGGTCATGAACTGCCTCACCGGCTTCGGCGAGGCGTCCCGCATGACGCAGTTCAAGGACAAGTCCGCCAGGCAGGGCGCCGACCGCGCGAGCGTCGGCCTGTTCACGTACCCGATCCTCCAGGTCGCGGACATCCTGCTCTACCAGGCCAACGAGGTCCCCGTCGGCGAGGACCAGCGCCAGCACATCGAGCTGACCCGCGACCTCGCCGAGCGTTTCAACGGCCGCTTCGGCCAGACCTTCGAGATCCCCAAGCCGTACATCCTCAAGGAGACGGCGAAGATCTACGATCTCCAGGACCCGTCGATCAAGATGAGCAAGTCGGCGTCCACGCCGAAGGGCCTCGTCAACCTGCTGGACGAGCCGAAGACCACGGCCAAGAAGGTCAAGAGCGCGGTCACCGACACCGACACGGTCGTCCGCTACGACGCCGTCGAGAAGCCGGGCGTGAGCAACCTGCTCACCATCTACTCCACGCTGACCGGCACGAGCATCCCGGAGCTGGAGCAGCGCTACGAGGGCAAGCTGTACGGCGCGCTCAAGACGGACCTCGCCGACGTCGTCGTCGACTTCGTGACACCGTTCCGGGACCGTACGCAGCAGTACCTGGACGACCCGGAGACGCTGGACTCGGTCCTGGCCAAGGGCGCCGAGAAGGCCCGCGCCGTCGCCGCGGAGACGCTCGCCCAGACGTACGAGCGCGTGGGCTTCCTCCCCGCGAAGCACTGA
- a CDS encoding DUF3050 domain-containing protein encodes MTHEGIDRARSAIESARKEVTAHAIYQRISSREDMATFMAHHVFAVWDFMSLLKSLQRDLTCVDVPWVPRGSEVSRRLINDIVLVEESDELNGGFTSHFELYRAGMDEAGADTTRVDTFLALIGEGHDVNSALRAAQVPAPAAEFVRTTFGIIADRPLHCRAAAFAFSREDLIPDMFDQVIKKEGTDRFPLFCDYLARHIEVDGEEHTPMAMQMVADLCGTDDTRWQEAVETATLALEARSRLWDGITEAMA; translated from the coding sequence ATGACTCACGAGGGAATCGACCGGGCCCGTTCCGCGATCGAATCCGCCCGGAAAGAGGTGACCGCCCACGCTATTTACCAGCGGATCAGCAGCCGCGAGGACATGGCGACGTTCATGGCGCACCACGTGTTCGCCGTCTGGGATTTCATGTCCCTGCTCAAGTCGCTCCAGCGGGACCTCACCTGCGTCGACGTCCCCTGGGTGCCGCGCGGTTCGGAGGTGAGCCGGCGGCTCATCAACGACATCGTCCTCGTCGAGGAGAGCGACGAGCTGAACGGCGGGTTCACCAGCCACTTCGAGCTGTACCGCGCGGGCATGGACGAGGCGGGCGCCGACACCACCCGCGTCGACACCTTCCTCGCGCTGATCGGCGAGGGTCACGACGTGAACTCGGCGCTGCGGGCCGCCCAAGTCCCGGCCCCCGCGGCCGAGTTCGTGCGCACGACCTTCGGGATCATCGCCGACCGGCCGCTGCACTGCCGGGCCGCCGCCTTCGCCTTCTCCCGCGAGGACCTCATCCCGGACATGTTCGACCAGGTGATCAAGAAGGAGGGCACCGACCGTTTCCCGCTCTTCTGCGACTACCTGGCCCGCCACATCGAGGTCGACGGCGAGGAGCACACCCCCATGGCCATGCAGATGGTCGCCGACCTCTGCGGCACCGATGACACCCGCTGGCAGGAGGCGGTCGAGACGGCGACCCTCGCCCTGGAGGCCCGCTCCCGCCTGTGGGACGGCATCACCGAGGCCATGGCCTGA
- a CDS encoding DUF397 domain-containing protein encodes MISASELSVTWRKSSYSTNGGNCLEVGGTISASELPVTWRKSSYSSSNGGECLEVGEGIATLVPVRDSKDAHGPAVLFASAAWSSFVTSVKGAAATA; translated from the coding sequence ATGATCAGCGCGAGCGAACTGTCCGTCACCTGGCGCAAGAGCAGCTACAGCACCAACGGCGGTAACTGCCTCGAAGTCGGTGGAACGATCAGCGCGAGCGAGCTGCCCGTCACCTGGCGCAAGAGCAGCTACAGCAGTTCTAACGGCGGCGAGTGCCTCGAAGTCGGCGAAGGCATCGCAACCCTCGTCCCCGTCCGTGACTCCAAGGACGCGCACGGCCCCGCCGTCCTCTTCGCCTCGGCCGCCTGGTCGTCGTTCGTCACCTCGGTCAAGGGTGCGGCGGCGACGGCCTGA
- a CDS encoding glutathionylspermidine synthase family protein, giving the protein MRRHTIEPRPDWQRTVEEQGLVYPLTRHPDDTLRPYWDESAYYEFTLDEVEALEETVGELHEMCLTAAAHLVESDRLADLGITDPRVAATVTEAWHRRAELPSVYGRFDLRYDGTGPAKLLEYNADTPTSLVEAASPQWFWMEDRFPGADQWNSLHERLVAAWRKQAPLLPPGNPLHFAHSSADELGEDLMTVAYLKETAEQAGLDTDWISMEEIGWDPLSGRFVDRQLRFIRSCFKLYPWEWLTTDRFAGHVLDTLDNGGGTGTTMWIEPAWKMLLSNKALLAVLWELYPGHPNLLPAHLDGPRDLAATTGYVAKPLLGREGAGVTIHPPGAAPAPALREEPCCYQELAPLPAFDGNHVVLGAWVVEDEPAGLGIRESSGLITDEYARFVPHVIR; this is encoded by the coding sequence ATGCGACGCCACACCATCGAACCCCGCCCCGACTGGCAGCGGACCGTCGAGGAACAGGGCCTCGTCTACCCGCTCACCCGCCACCCCGACGACACGCTGCGCCCCTACTGGGACGAGAGCGCGTACTACGAGTTCACCCTCGACGAGGTCGAGGCGCTGGAGGAGACCGTCGGGGAACTGCACGAGATGTGCCTGACGGCCGCCGCCCACCTCGTCGAGTCCGACCGCCTCGCCGACCTCGGCATCACCGACCCGCGCGTCGCGGCGACGGTCACCGAGGCCTGGCACCGGCGCGCCGAACTCCCTTCCGTCTACGGCCGTTTCGACCTCCGCTACGACGGCACCGGCCCGGCGAAACTCCTGGAGTACAACGCCGACACCCCCACCTCACTCGTGGAGGCGGCCTCCCCCCAGTGGTTCTGGATGGAGGACCGCTTCCCCGGCGCCGACCAGTGGAACTCCCTCCACGAACGACTGGTCGCCGCCTGGCGGAAACAGGCCCCCCTCCTCCCGCCCGGCAACCCGCTCCACTTCGCGCACTCCTCCGCCGACGAACTCGGCGAGGACCTCATGACGGTCGCCTACCTCAAGGAGACCGCCGAGCAGGCCGGCCTGGACACCGACTGGATCTCCATGGAGGAGATCGGCTGGGACCCCCTGTCCGGCCGCTTCGTCGACCGCCAACTCCGCTTCATCCGGAGCTGCTTCAAGCTCTACCCCTGGGAGTGGCTGACCACCGACCGCTTCGCCGGCCACGTCCTGGACACCCTCGACAACGGCGGTGGCACCGGCACGACGATGTGGATCGAACCGGCCTGGAAGATGCTGCTCAGCAACAAGGCACTCCTGGCCGTCCTGTGGGAGCTGTACCCCGGCCACCCCAACCTCCTCCCGGCCCACCTCGACGGCCCCCGCGACCTCGCCGCCACCACCGGCTACGTCGCCAAGCCGCTGCTGGGCCGCGAAGGCGCGGGCGTCACGATCCACCCACCGGGCGCCGCCCCCGCCCCCGCCCTTCGCGAAGAGCCCTGCTGCTACCAGGAGTTGGCCCCACTCCCCGCCTTCGACGGCAACCACGTCGTCCTCGGCGCCTGGGTGGTGGAGGACGAGCCGGCGGGCCTCGGCATCCGCGAGTCCTCGGGCCTGATCACGGACGAGTACGCCCGCTTCGTGCCGCACGTGATCCGCTAG
- a CDS encoding helix-turn-helix domain-containing protein, with protein MTVEANSALDPNTSLLVFFGTELARIRTLKGLSQERLAKLAHTTQSMLSKVESAKRVPSEDLARDLDIALGTDGHFQRLYPFVIYYAYPSWFLPFLELERNAVSIRSFQGLIFHGLVQTEDYARTILADARPDNLEDLVAARMTRQAIFEREERPHAWFIVDECVLMRHIGGPAVMRTQFERLLEAGQHPRTVIQVIPRTVVSHPGLEGPFTVLGFDEGEDVLHVDGFSQGRTTADQREVAVGARTYDLLRAVALSPDASAELIRRHLEELGT; from the coding sequence ATGACCGTCGAAGCCAACTCGGCACTCGACCCCAACACGTCACTCCTGGTCTTTTTCGGCACGGAGCTGGCCCGCATCCGGACCCTCAAGGGGCTGTCGCAGGAGAGGCTCGCGAAGCTCGCCCACACCACTCAGTCGATGCTGTCGAAGGTGGAGTCGGCGAAACGCGTTCCGTCCGAAGACCTCGCGCGCGACCTGGACATCGCGTTGGGGACGGACGGGCACTTCCAGCGGCTGTACCCGTTCGTCATCTACTACGCGTACCCGTCCTGGTTCCTGCCGTTCCTGGAACTGGAACGGAACGCCGTGTCCATCCGGTCGTTTCAGGGCCTGATCTTTCATGGTCTGGTGCAGACCGAGGACTACGCGCGCACCATTTTGGCCGATGCCCGACCGGACAACCTCGAAGACCTGGTGGCGGCCCGGATGACCCGGCAGGCGATCTTCGAACGCGAGGAACGCCCCCATGCCTGGTTCATCGTCGACGAGTGCGTCCTCATGCGGCACATCGGTGGTCCGGCCGTGATGCGCACCCAGTTCGAACGCCTGCTGGAGGCGGGCCAGCATCCCCGCACGGTGATCCAGGTCATCCCCCGCACGGTTGTCTCGCATCCGGGGCTGGAAGGTCCGTTCACGGTGCTCGGGTTCGACGAGGGCGAGGACGTGCTCCACGTGGACGGCTTCTCTCAGGGGCGGACAACCGCTGACCAGAGGGAGGTTGCTGTGGGTGCCCGGACCTATGATCTGCTCAGGGCGGTGGCCCTGTCACCCGACGCGTCGGCCGAGTTGATCCGCCGACATCTGGAGGAGCTAGGCACATGA
- a CDS encoding decaprenylphospho-beta-D-erythro-pentofuranosid-2-ulose 2-reductase yields MLVLGGTSRIALATARRLIARRTRTVWLAGRPSPALESAAAELRALGADVHTVPFDALDPESHEAVLGKVFAEGDVDLVLLAFGVLGDQATDEREPSAAVRVAQTNYTGAVSAGLITARALQTQGHGSLVVLSSVAGERARRSDFIYGSGKAGLDAFAQGLGDALHGTGVHVMVVRPGSVRARTAAGPARELLATTPEAVATAVELGLRRRSETVWVPGTLRLVMSVLRHAPRGLFRRLPI; encoded by the coding sequence ATGCTCGTGCTCGGCGGAACGTCCCGGATCGCGCTCGCCACCGCCCGCCGGCTGATCGCCCGCCGCACCCGCACGGTGTGGCTGGCGGGGCGGCCGTCGCCCGCCCTGGAGTCGGCGGCGGCGGAGCTGCGCGCCCTGGGGGCGGACGTCCACACGGTGCCCTTCGACGCGCTGGACCCCGAGTCGCACGAGGCGGTGCTCGGCAAGGTCTTCGCCGAGGGGGACGTCGACCTGGTGCTGCTCGCCTTCGGCGTCCTCGGCGACCAGGCGACCGACGAGCGCGAGCCTTCGGCGGCGGTGCGCGTCGCGCAGACCAACTACACGGGGGCGGTGTCGGCGGGGCTGATCACCGCGCGGGCGCTCCAGACCCAGGGGCACGGCTCCCTGGTCGTCCTGTCCTCCGTCGCCGGCGAGCGGGCCCGCCGCTCGGACTTCATCTACGGCTCCGGCAAGGCCGGCCTCGACGCCTTCGCCCAGGGCCTGGGCGACGCGCTGCACGGCACGGGCGTCCACGTCATGGTCGTCCGCCCCGGGTCCGTCCGGGCGAGGACGGCCGCCGGACCGGCGCGGGAACTACTGGCGACGACCCCCGAGGCGGTCGCGACGGCCGTCGAGCTGGGACTGCGGCGGCGGTCGGAGACGGTGTGGGTGCCGGGGACGCTGCGGCTGGTGATGTCGGTGCTTCGGCACGCGCCGCGCGGGCTGTTCCGGCGGCTGCCGATCTAG